In Camelus bactrianus isolate YW-2024 breed Bactrian camel chromosome 10, ASM4877302v1, whole genome shotgun sequence, a genomic segment contains:
- the LOC141578944 gene encoding olfactory receptor 9G19-like — MDKSNHTVTEFILLGFTADPVMQVVLFVMFFGVYSMTVLGNTTLIVLIFNDSRLHTPMYFFIWNLSFLDFWYPSVYIPKILMICISEDKSISFAGCVAQFFFSAGLGYSECYLLAAMAYDRYVAISKPLLYSQAMPIKLCAFLVAASYLGGFINSSIITKKTFTMNFCNDNTIDDFFCDLLPLVKLACGRKDGYQALMYFLLTSNVITPSVLILASYLFIIATILKIRSTQGRFKAFSTCFSHLISVTLYYGSILYIYARPRSSYSLDRDKIVSTFYTVVFPMLNPMIYSLRNKDVKEALSKLFK; from the coding sequence ATGGACAAGAGCAATCACACAGTGACTGAGTTCATCCTGCTGGGCTTCACAGCAGACCCTGTGATGCAGGTGGTCCTCTTTGTCATGTTCTTTGGTGTCTATTCTATGACTGTGTTAGGAAATACCACCCTCATAGTGTTGATCTTTAATGACTCCCGGCTGCACACACccatgtattttttcatttggaatctgtcTTTTTTGGATTTCTGGTATCCATCTGTCTACATCCCAAAGATCCTAATGATCTGCATCTCTGAGGATAAGAGCATCTCCTTTGCTGGCTGTGTAGCTCAGTTCTTCTTCTCTGCTGGGCTCGGGTACAGTGAATGTTACCTGTTGGCTGCCATGGCttatgaccgctatgtggccatctcAAAGCCACTGCTTTACTCTCAGGCCATGCCCATTAAGCTATGTGCATTTTTGGTAGCAGCCTCATACCTCGGTGGCTTTATTAACTCTTCCATCATTACCAAAAAAACTTTTACCATGAACTTCTGTAATGACAACACTATTGATGACTTTTTTTGTGATCTGCTTCCCCTGGTGAAGCTGGCTTGTGGCAGGAAGGATGGCTACCAGGCTCTGATGTACTTCCTCCTGACCTCCAATGTCATCACACCCTCTGTGCTCATACTGGCTTCCTACCTCTTCATCATCGCCACCATCTTGAAGATCCGCTCCACCCAGGGTCGCTTCaaagccttctccacctgcttCTCCCACCTGATCTCTGTCACCTTGTACTATGGCTCCATTCTCTACATCTATGCTCGTCCACGATCGAGCTATTCTTTGGACAGGGACAAAATAGTTTCTACGTTTTACACTGTGGTGTTTCCCATGTTGAATCCCATGATCTATAGCCTGAGGAATAAGGATGTGAAGGAGGCTCTGAGTAAACTCTTCAAATAA